One segment of candidate division KSB1 bacterium DNA contains the following:
- a CDS encoding AAC(3)-I family aminoglycoside N-acetyltransferase, which produces MAYTYRTLADSDVPLLKNLLTVFGEAFGEPDTYQNAVPSERYLRNLLGKQHFIVLVALAGDAVVGGLVAYELQKFEQERKEIYIYDLAVSAAHRRKGVATSLMRELQRIASERGAYVIFVQADQGDTPAIRLYESLGKREDVHHFDIPV; this is translated from the coding sequence ATGGCGTACACATACAGAACCCTCGCTGACTCGGATGTACCGCTTCTTAAAAATCTGCTCACGGTCTTCGGCGAGGCATTTGGAGAGCCGGATACTTATCAAAACGCCGTGCCAAGTGAGCGATACTTGCGGAACCTTCTTGGCAAACAGCACTTCATTGTGCTCGTTGCGCTTGCTGGCGATGCGGTCGTTGGCGGGCTGGTTGCTTATGAGCTGCAAAAATTCGAGCAAGAGCGAAAAGAGATCTACATCTATGATCTCGCAGTTTCCGCGGCGCATCGCCGTAAAGGTGTTGCGACGAGCCTCATGCGGGAACTCCAGCGTATTGCCAGCGAGCGCGGCGCTTATGTCATTTTCGTTCAGGCGGATCAAGGAGATACTCCCGCGATCCGTTTGTATGAGTCGCTTGGCAAGCGAGAGGACGTTCATCATTTTGATATTCCGGTTTGA
- a CDS encoding VOC family protein — protein MTKELWINLPVKDVNKSREFFTTLGFALNPHYGNSADSASFFVGTKNLVLMLFSEATFKNFTRHAVADTRQGTEVLLSFDAESREEVDELAKKAAKAGGAVFSAPAEHQGWMYGCGFTDLDGHRWNVLHMDMSKMPK, from the coding sequence ATGACCAAAGAGCTTTGGATCAACCTGCCGGTGAAAGACGTGAACAAGTCGCGAGAGTTTTTCACCACTCTGGGATTTGCTTTGAACCCGCATTATGGCAACAGCGCGGACTCGGCGAGTTTTTTTGTGGGAACGAAAAACCTCGTGCTCATGCTTTTTTCCGAAGCGACGTTCAAAAATTTTACCCGACACGCCGTCGCCGACACCAGGCAGGGCACGGAAGTTTTGCTTTCCTTCGATGCGGAGTCGAGAGAAGAGGTGGATGAATTGGCAAAGAAAGCGGCAAAAGCCGGCGGCGCGGTCTTCAGCGCGCCTGCCGAGCATCAAGGCTGGATGTACGGCTGCGGCTTCACCGATTTGGACGGCCATCGCTGGAACGTGCTGCACATGGACATGAGCAAGATGCCGAAATAA
- a CDS encoding MATE family efflux transporter, with protein sequence MQEQATFKVSANRQIHQSSATSFWQELKNAIRGTEADYTRINLGKAVFLLAIPMILELIMESTFAVVDIYFVGALGPSAVAAVGLTETYMFLLYSVGMGLAMAVTAIVARRIGEKNREQAGIAAIQAVFLAVLASLPFALAGIFFAKDLLGLMGADAWALEHGYRYTQWMLGGNAIIMLLFVINAIFRGAGDPAIAMRVLWIANGLNIILDPMLIFGWGPFPELGIAGAAIATNIGRGVGVLFQLWLLFKGGKHIRVLRAHLRFDWQTARNIVHTSWGGIGQMFIGTTSWLFVMRIIAEFGSQAVAGATIALRIMMFTLMPAWGMSNAVATLVGQNLGAKRPDRAERSVWVTGFWNMLFLIGVSIFYFLFSERLVGIFTEDAEVIAIGGKWLIIVSFSYFVYGWWMVAAQAFNGAGDTATPTKINFFFFWLLQIPLAYALGKTLDMNYTGVFWAIFISETAAGLFTLWLFRKGGWKTVQV encoded by the coding sequence ATGCAAGAACAGGCAACATTTAAGGTATCCGCCAACAGACAAATACATCAATCATCCGCCACTTCCTTTTGGCAGGAATTAAAAAACGCGATTCGCGGCACCGAGGCGGACTACACGCGAATCAACCTCGGCAAAGCCGTCTTCCTGCTTGCGATTCCGATGATTTTGGAATTGATCATGGAATCCACCTTTGCCGTGGTGGATATTTATTTCGTCGGTGCACTCGGGCCCTCGGCAGTCGCCGCGGTGGGCTTGACGGAAACCTACATGTTTCTCTTGTATTCCGTGGGCATGGGTCTGGCAATGGCCGTGACCGCGATCGTGGCGCGGCGCATCGGAGAAAAGAACCGCGAGCAAGCGGGCATCGCCGCCATTCAAGCCGTCTTCCTTGCCGTGCTCGCTTCTCTTCCGTTTGCGCTCGCGGGAATTTTCTTTGCCAAAGATTTGCTCGGCCTCATGGGCGCCGATGCCTGGGCGCTCGAACATGGTTATCGCTACACGCAGTGGATGTTGGGCGGCAACGCGATCATCATGCTGTTGTTCGTAATCAACGCGATTTTTCGCGGCGCCGGCGACCCCGCCATTGCCATGCGCGTGCTGTGGATCGCCAACGGCCTCAACATCATACTCGATCCCATGTTGATTTTCGGTTGGGGGCCATTCCCCGAACTCGGCATCGCCGGCGCGGCCATCGCCACGAACATCGGTAGAGGCGTGGGCGTGCTCTTCCAACTGTGGCTGCTCTTCAAAGGCGGCAAGCACATTCGCGTGCTGCGCGCGCATCTTCGCTTCGACTGGCAGACGGCGCGCAACATCGTCCACACTTCCTGGGGCGGCATCGGGCAAATGTTCATCGGCACCACCTCGTGGCTTTTTGTGATGCGCATCATCGCGGAATTCGGCAGCCAGGCCGTGGCCGGCGCCACCATCGCGTTGCGGATTATGATGTTCACGCTGATGCCCGCGTGGGGCATGTCGAACGCCGTTGCCACACTCGTCGGGCAAAATCTCGGCGCGAAGCGACCCGACCGCGCCGAACGCTCCGTGTGGGTGACCGGGTTCTGGAATATGTTGTTCCTGATCGGCGTCTCGATTTTTTATTTTTTGTTCAGTGAAAGATTGGTGGGAATTTTTACGGAAGATGCCGAGGTGATTGCCATTGGCGGAAAATGGTTGATCATCGTTTCGTTTTCCTATTTTGTGTATGGCTGGTGGATGGTGGCGGCGCAGGCTTTCAACGGCGCGGGCGATACCGCCACGCCGACGAAAATCAACTTCTTCTTTTTCTGGCTTCTTCAGATTCCGCTTGCGTACGCCCTGGGAAAAACCCTCGACATGAATTACACCGGCGTGTTCTGGGCGATTTTCATTTCCGAAACCGCGGCGGGATTGTTCACGCTGTGGCTGTTCAGAAAAGGCGGATGGAAAACCGTGCAGGTGTAA
- a CDS encoding dihydrofolate reductase family protein: MRNAVFAINMTVDGYFGHEDGIADEELHEFFTGLLRNADIALFGRKTYQLMFPYWHTVAENQSETKATNEFARTIDAINKIVFSRTLKNVEMKNTTLSRANVEEELLKLKGQPGKDIFIDGLSIAAHLTQLGMIDEYHFVVHPVVAAKGPRLFEADGLKERLRLKLVGSKKFRSGAITLHYKKPSL, encoded by the coding sequence ATGAGAAACGCAGTCTTCGCCATCAACATGACGGTTGACGGTTACTTCGGCCACGAGGATGGGATTGCAGATGAAGAGCTGCACGAGTTTTTCACCGGGCTGCTCCGCAACGCGGATATCGCCCTCTTTGGACGTAAAACATATCAACTGATGTTTCCGTACTGGCATACCGTTGCGGAAAATCAGTCGGAGACAAAAGCGACAAACGAGTTCGCGCGAACGATTGATGCCATCAACAAAATCGTTTTTTCCAGGACGCTCAAAAACGTTGAAATGAAGAACACGACACTCTCCCGCGCAAACGTTGAAGAAGAGCTTTTGAAATTGAAAGGTCAACCGGGTAAGGACATTTTCATTGACGGCTTGAGTATCGCCGCGCATTTAACTCAACTCGGCATGATTGACGAGTATCACTTTGTGGTTCACCCGGTTGTTGCGGCAAAGGGTCCCCGCCTGTTCGAGGCTGATGGTCTCAAAGAGCGCCTTCGCTTGAAACTCGTCGGGTCAAAAAAATTCCGTTCCGGAGCCATTACGCTCCATTACAAAAAACCATCACTGTGA
- a CDS encoding SRPBCC family protein — protein MTPSNKPTITVETTVNAPIEKVWKVWNAPEHITKWATATDEWHTPRAENDLRVGGKFLSRMEAKDGSAGFDFVGTYDEVQQHKTIAYTMEDGRKAKITFTSAGKSVKIVETFEAETENQLELQRAGWQTILDNFKKHVEAIP, from the coding sequence ATGACACCCTCAAACAAACCGACAATCACCGTGGAAACTACGGTCAACGCGCCAATCGAAAAAGTGTGGAAGGTGTGGAACGCACCCGAGCATATCACAAAATGGGCCACCGCAACGGACGAGTGGCACACGCCGCGCGCCGAAAACGATCTGCGCGTCGGCGGCAAATTCCTTTCGCGGATGGAGGCGAAAGACGGCAGCGCCGGTTTCGATTTCGTCGGAACCTACGATGAGGTGCAGCAACACAAAACGATCGCGTACACAATGGAAGACGGCAGAAAAGCAAAGATCACCTTTACCAGCGCGGGGAAATCGGTGAAGATTGTGGAGACGTTCGAAGCGGAAACCGAGAATCAGCTGGAGCTGCAGAGAGCAGGATGGCAGACGATTCTCGACAATTTCAAGAAACATGTTGAAGCGATTCCATGA
- a CDS encoding alpha/beta hydrolase, whose translation MFRKILMFAALNASLIAQTVAFAQGAGKYANVNGLKMYYEIHGSGDPVVLLHGAFMTITINWTAPWGNGAVNWIDELSKTRQVIAIEMQGHGRTADIPRDITDENLADDVAALLDHLKISQADLIGYSMGGGVAMHCAIRHPDKVRKVVVISSVFRQDGMVKEAIDVIPQLTADAFKDSPIETEYKKLSPTPDDFPNFVKRMAAASTKGQDISADKLKATTAPMFFIHGDADGIRLEHVAEMFRLKGGGGHGDMGPRSESRLAILPNTTHVTLIDRMSVIVPMVNDFLDAKPQKQ comes from the coding sequence ATGTTTAGAAAAATTCTGATGTTTGCAGCGTTAAACGCGAGTCTGATTGCACAGACTGTTGCCTTCGCGCAAGGCGCCGGCAAGTATGCCAACGTCAACGGACTCAAGATGTACTACGAAATCCACGGCAGCGGCGATCCGGTGGTGTTGCTCCACGGCGCGTTCATGACCATCACCATCAATTGGACAGCCCCGTGGGGTAATGGGGCGGTGAATTGGATCGACGAACTTTCCAAAACGCGGCAAGTGATCGCCATCGAAATGCAGGGCCATGGGCGCACGGCGGACATCCCACGCGACATCACCGACGAAAACCTCGCCGACGATGTGGCGGCGCTGCTCGACCATCTCAAGATCTCGCAGGCGGACCTCATCGGCTACAGCATGGGCGGCGGCGTGGCAATGCATTGTGCCATCCGCCATCCGGACAAGGTGCGAAAGGTGGTCGTCATTTCATCCGTCTTCCGCCAAGACGGCATGGTCAAGGAAGCCATCGACGTGATCCCGCAACTCACGGCGGACGCCTTCAAAGACTCGCCCATCGAAACCGAGTACAAAAAGCTGAGCCCGACTCCGGATGACTTTCCGAATTTCGTCAAGCGAATGGCCGCCGCGTCCACGAAAGGGCAAGATATCAGCGCCGACAAGCTCAAGGCCACCACAGCGCCGATGTTTTTCATTCACGGCGACGCCGATGGCATACGGCTCGAGCACGTCGCAGAAATGTTTCGCCTGAAGGGTGGCGGGGGCCACGGCGACATGGGCCCGCGCTCAGAATCACGACTCGCCATCTTGCCCAACACCACACATGTGACGCTCATCGATCGCATGTCCGTCATCGTCCCGATGGTGAACGACTTTCTCGATGCAAAGCCGCAAAAGCAATAA
- a CDS encoding dihydrofolate reductase family protein, with the protein MRKIIANTFLSLDGVMQAPGGPEEDPTGGFVHGGWSVNYWDEMMMKIMGEWISKPFDLLLGRKTYEIFAAHWPFVKNDPDKLNQMAADSLNGARKYVVSKTLSKADWQNSTLIKGDVVNEIAKLKNQDGPEIQVHGSSNLLQTLLRNDLVDECRLLIFPVVLGSGKRLFGEGVLAVGWKLIDLKTSATGVVIATYVRAGEIQKGSAALESPTEAEIARRKKMQAEG; encoded by the coding sequence ATGCGAAAAATTATTGCAAACACCTTTCTATCACTCGATGGCGTCATGCAAGCGCCGGGCGGTCCCGAGGAAGACCCAACCGGTGGTTTTGTTCACGGCGGGTGGTCGGTGAACTACTGGGACGAAATGATGATGAAGATTATGGGTGAATGGATATCAAAGCCATTCGACCTCCTGCTCGGCAGGAAGACCTACGAGATATTCGCTGCACATTGGCCGTTCGTCAAGAACGATCCGGATAAATTGAATCAAATGGCAGCGGACAGTCTGAACGGCGCGAGGAAATACGTCGTCTCAAAAACGCTCTCCAAAGCAGACTGGCAAAACTCCACGCTCATCAAGGGCGACGTCGTAAATGAAATCGCCAAGCTCAAAAATCAGGATGGGCCTGAAATCCAGGTCCACGGCAGCAGCAATCTTCTCCAGACGCTTTTAAGAAACGATCTTGTTGACGAATGCCGGTTGTTGATATTTCCCGTAGTGCTCGGCAGCGGCAAGCGGCTCTTTGGAGAAGGCGTTCTTGCTGTCGGATGGAAGTTGATCGACTTGAAAACTTCAGCGACCGGCGTTGTCATTGCCACGTATGTGCGAGCGGGTGAGATTCAAAAAGGTTCGGCTGCGCTCGAATCGCCGACGGAAGCGGAGATTGCACGACGGAAGAAGATGCAAGCTGAAGGATAA
- a CDS encoding SRPBCC family protein, with product MTTPSKPTITIETTVNAPVEKVWRVWTSPEHITKWATGSPDWHTPYAENDLRVGGKFLSRMEAKDCSAGFDFVGTYDEVQQHKTIAYTMSDGRKVKVTFTSAGKSVKIVETFEAETENPLELQRAGWQTILDNFKKHVETIP from the coding sequence ATGACAACGCCAAGCAAACCAACCATCACCATAGAAACTACCGTCAACGCGCCGGTTGAGAAAGTATGGAGAGTGTGGACCTCACCGGAACATATTACGAAATGGGCAACAGGATCACCCGATTGGCACACGCCGTATGCCGAAAACGATCTGCGCGTCGGCGGCAAATTTCTTTCGCGGATGGAGGCGAAAGACTGCAGCGCCGGTTTCGATTTCGTCGGAACCTACGATGAGGTGCAGCAACACAAAACGATCGCGTACACGATGAGCGACGGCAGAAAAGTAAAGGTCACCTTTACAAGCGCTGGGAAATCGGTGAAGATTGTGGAGACGTTCGAAGCGGAAACCGAGAATCCGCTGGAGCTGCAGAGAGCAGGATGGCAGACGATTCTCGACAATTTCAAGAAACATGTTGAAACGATTCCATGA
- a CDS encoding VOC family protein, with translation MKPRISLITLGVDDLDRAVRFYCDGLGLKTEGIVGTEFEYGAVAFFDLQAGMKLALWPRKSIAHDTAIALHSPSATEFTIGHNVSSKTEVDAVMEQARKAGATIVKPAQDTFWGGYAGYFQDPDQHLWEVAWNPQWPVPE, from the coding sequence ATGAAACCCCGCATTAGCCTCATTACCCTCGGCGTTGATGATCTCGACAGAGCAGTCCGTTTTTATTGTGATGGCCTGGGATTGAAGACGGAGGGCATTGTCGGCACAGAGTTCGAGTATGGCGCGGTCGCCTTCTTTGACCTTCAGGCCGGTATGAAGCTCGCGCTTTGGCCGAGAAAGAGTATTGCTCACGATACCGCGATCGCTCTTCACAGCCCAAGCGCGACCGAGTTCACCATCGGTCACAACGTCTCATCCAAAACGGAAGTAGATGCCGTAATGGAGCAAGCGCGCAAGGCTGGCGCAACCATCGTCAAACCGGCTCAAGACACCTTTTGGGGTGGTTACGCGGGCTACTTCCAAGACCCCGACCAGCATTTGTGGGAAGTCGCGTGGAATCCACAGTGGCCTGTTCCAGAGTGA
- a CDS encoding VOC family protein: protein MTNLKSKIVPHLWYDKEAKEAAEFYCSIFPDSKITNITTLHDTPSGDCDIVSFELSGQSFMAISAGPLFKFNPSVSFFVNFDPSRDKNARQNLDAAWEKLSHGGTALMPLDKYPFSERYGWIQDKYGLTWQLILTNPEGEVRPFIVPSLMFVGAVCGKAEEATDFYLSVFKNTKRGIIARYPAGMAPSKEGTIMFTDFMLENQWFAAMDSAGEHKFAFNEAVSLMVYCDDQKEIDYYWEKLSAVPEAEQCGWLKDKYGLSWQIVPVGMDEMMREGTKEQIARLTQAFLSMKKFNLAELQKAYGRA from the coding sequence ATGACAAACCTAAAATCCAAAATCGTCCCGCATCTTTGGTACGATAAAGAAGCAAAAGAAGCGGCGGAGTTCTATTGTTCCATCTTCCCCGATTCCAAAATCACCAACATCACCACACTGCACGACACGCCCTCAGGTGATTGCGACATCGTCTCGTTCGAGCTTTCCGGACAGTCGTTCATGGCCATCAGCGCAGGCCCGCTGTTCAAATTCAACCCTTCGGTGTCATTCTTCGTTAATTTCGATCCCTCGAGAGACAAGAATGCGCGGCAGAATTTGGACGCGGCGTGGGAGAAATTGTCTCACGGAGGCACGGCGCTTATGCCCTTGGATAAATATCCGTTCAGCGAGCGCTACGGCTGGATACAGGATAAATACGGACTCACGTGGCAGCTCATTCTCACGAATCCCGAGGGCGAAGTACGGCCTTTCATCGTTCCCTCGCTGATGTTTGTGGGAGCCGTATGCGGCAAGGCGGAAGAGGCAACCGACTTCTATCTCTCGGTATTCAAGAATACCAAACGCGGGATCATCGCCCGCTATCCCGCGGGCATGGCGCCGAGCAAAGAAGGCACGATCATGTTTACCGACTTCATGCTCGAGAACCAGTGGTTTGCGGCCATGGACAGCGCCGGAGAGCACAAATTCGCTTTCAACGAAGCCGTCTCTCTGATGGTCTATTGCGACGATCAAAAAGAGATCGATTACTACTGGGAAAAGCTCTCTGCCGTGCCCGAGGCCGAGCAGTGCGGCTGGCTCAAAGACAAGTATGGCCTCTCGTGGCAGATCGTGCCCGTGGGCATGGACGAAATGATGCGCGAGGGCACCAAAGAACAGATCGCGCGCCTGACGCAAGCTTTTCTCTCAATGAAAAAATTCAACCTCGCCGAATTGCAGAAGGCGTACGGGCGCGCGTGA
- a CDS encoding DoxX family protein — MTKRNKIIYWIATIWLALGMLATGTLQLLKVQAEGALAPPGVWGITQLGYPIYFLTILGIWKILGVLALLIPKFPLLKEWAYAGFFFAMSGAAFSHIAMDDPLNEIFPSLLLLLLTVASWYFRPADRKIIS, encoded by the coding sequence ATGACAAAGAGAAATAAAATTATCTATTGGATTGCTACGATCTGGCTTGCATTGGGAATGCTGGCAACCGGAACATTACAGTTACTCAAAGTGCAAGCGGAAGGAGCCTTGGCACCGCCCGGAGTATGGGGCATTACACAATTGGGCTATCCCATCTATTTTCTAACAATACTGGGTATTTGGAAAATTTTAGGAGTTCTAGCATTGCTGATTCCGAAATTTCCTTTACTGAAGGAATGGGCTTATGCAGGCTTTTTCTTTGCCATGTCCGGAGCGGCATTTTCACATATCGCAATGGATGACCCTTTGAACGAAATATTTCCCTCGTTGCTACTTCTCCTCCTGACCGTGGCATCGTGGTATTTCAGGCCTGCGGATAGAAAAATCATTTCTTGA